In Rhododendron vialii isolate Sample 1 chromosome 9a, ASM3025357v1, the following are encoded in one genomic region:
- the LOC131301658 gene encoding uncharacterized protein LOC131301658: MGCFSSSCGWPFLRITSYRRTVLVHSFIRSTPRLLCWGSRRRMVAYQTCQMGEKIDDILGGQGSAALGDYALDLEMGEQNRDIVESKEQTSPQPSPIADRGKGPVNNEVEVPICLFPTVYPIEEVYHPLLNAIARAHRESFSILIRGLSDSGQYF; this comes from the exons ATGGGTTGTTTTTCCAGCTCTTGTGGGTGGCCTTTTCTCCGAATAACTTCATATCGGAGGACGGTGCTCGTCCATTCCTTCATCAGATCCACTCCACGGCTACTCTGTTGGGGTTCACGGCGGAGAATGGTGGCCTACCAGACATGCCAGATGGGAGAAAAG ATTGATGATATCTTGGGAGGCCAGGGGAGTGCTGCTCTTGGAGACTACGCTTTGGATTTAGAGATGGGGGAACAGAATAGAGATATAGTGGAGTCTAAAGAGCAGACCTCTCCCCAACCAAGCCCTATCGCAGACCGTGGGAAAGGGCCAGTGAATAATGAAGTGGAAGTGCCCATCTGCCTTTTTCCCACGGTCTACCCAATTGAGGAAGTCTATCACCCACTCCTCAATGCCATCGCTCGGGCCCATCGGGaatctttttccattttaatcCGCGGTCTCTCCGACTCGGGTCAATACTTCTGA